From Streptomyces griseorubiginosus, one genomic window encodes:
- the rpsP gene encoding 30S ribosomal protein S16: MAVKIKLKRLGKIRSPHYRIVVADSRTRRDGRAIEEIGLYHPVQNPSRIEVDTERAQYWLGVGAQPTEPVLAILKLTGDWQKFKGLPAPAPLLQPAEKAARPSFEALGGDDEGKGEAITQKKKAEKKDEAAAESESTEA, from the coding sequence GTGGCAGTCAAGATCAAGCTGAAGCGTCTGGGCAAGATCCGTTCGCCTCACTACCGCATCGTCGTCGCCGACTCCCGCACCCGTCGTGACGGCCGTGCGATCGAGGAGATCGGTCTGTACCACCCGGTGCAGAACCCCTCGCGCATCGAGGTCGACACCGAGCGTGCGCAGTACTGGCTGGGTGTCGGCGCGCAGCCGACCGAGCCGGTTCTCGCCATCCTCAAGCTGACCGGCGACTGGCAGAAGTTCAAGGGCCTGCCCGCCCCGGCTCCGCTGCTCCAGCCGGCCGAGAAGGCCGCGCGTCCCTCGTTCGAGGCCCTCGGTGGCGACGACGAGGGCAAGGGTGAGGCCATCACCCAGAAGAAGAAGGCTGAGAAGAAGGACGAGGCTGCCGCCGAGTCCGAGTCGACCGAGGCCTGA
- a CDS encoding RNA-binding protein, with protein MLEEALEHLVKGIVDNPDDVQVASRNLRRGRVLEVRVHPDDLGKVIGRNGRTARALRTVVGAIGGRGVRVDLVDVDHVR; from the coding sequence ATGCTCGAGGAGGCTCTCGAGCACCTCGTGAAGGGCATCGTCGACAACCCTGACGATGTGCAGGTCGCCTCGCGCAACCTGCGCCGCGGACGCGTGCTGGAGGTCCGGGTCCACCCCGACGACCTCGGCAAGGTGATCGGCCGCAACGGCCGCACCGCACGCGCCCTGCGTACCGTCGTGGGCGCCATCGGCGGCCGCGGTGTCCGCGTCGACCTCGTCGACGTGGACCACGTCCGCTGA
- the rimM gene encoding ribosome maturation factor RimM (Essential for efficient processing of 16S rRNA) encodes MQLVVARIGRAHGIKGEVTVEVRTDEPELRLSPGAVLLTDPASAGPLTIETGRVHSGRLLLRFEGVKDRTAAEALRNTLLIAEVDPEELPEEEDEYYDHQLMDLDVVTADGVEVGRITEISHLPSQDLFIVERPDGSEVMIPFVQEIVTEIDLEEQKAVITPPPGLIDDQAEIASSREES; translated from the coding sequence GTGCAGCTGGTAGTCGCTCGCATCGGCCGTGCTCACGGCATCAAGGGCGAGGTCACCGTCGAGGTCCGCACGGACGAGCCGGAGCTGAGGCTCTCGCCGGGTGCCGTCCTGCTCACGGACCCCGCCTCGGCGGGCCCCCTCACCATCGAGACCGGCCGTGTCCACAGCGGCCGTCTCCTCCTGCGCTTCGAGGGCGTGAAGGACCGCACCGCCGCCGAAGCCCTCCGCAACACCCTCCTGATCGCCGAGGTCGATCCGGAGGAGCTGCCCGAGGAGGAGGACGAGTACTACGACCACCAGCTGATGGACCTGGACGTGGTCACCGCGGACGGCGTCGAGGTCGGCCGCATCACCGAGATCTCGCACCTGCCCTCCCAGGACCTCTTCATCGTGGAGCGGCCCGACGGCAGCGAGGTGATGATCCCGTTCGTCCAGGAGATCGTCACCGAGATCGACCTGGAGGAGCAGAAGGCGGTCATCACGCCACCTCCCGGGCTGATCGACGACCAGGCGGAGATCGCCTCGTCGCGGGAAGAGTCGTAG
- the rplS gene encoding 50S ribosomal protein L19 translates to MSHLLDSVDAASLRSDIPAFRPGDTVNVHVRVIEGNRSRVQQFKGVVIRRQGAGVRETFTVRKVSFSVGVERTFPVHTPIVEKIELVTRGDVRRAKLYYLRELRGKAAKIKEKREN, encoded by the coding sequence ATGTCTCACCTGCTCGACTCCGTCGACGCCGCGTCGCTGCGCAGCGACATCCCGGCCTTCCGCCCGGGTGACACGGTCAACGTCCACGTGCGCGTCATCGAGGGCAACCGCTCCCGTGTGCAGCAGTTCAAGGGCGTCGTCATCCGTCGCCAGGGCGCCGGTGTCCGCGAGACCTTCACGGTCCGCAAGGTCTCGTTCTCCGTCGGCGTCGAGCGCACCTTCCCGGTGCACACCCCGATCGTCGAGAAGATCGAGCTCGTCACCCGCGGTGACGTGCGTCGCGCCAAGCTGTACTACCTGCGTGAGCTGCGCGGCAAGGCCGCGAAGATCAAGGAGAAGCGCGAGAACTGA
- the trmD gene encoding tRNA (guanosine(37)-N1)-methyltransferase TrmD → MRLDVVTIFPEYLEPLNVSLVGKARARGQLNVHVHDLREWTYDRHNTVDDTPYGGGPGMVMKTGPWGDALDSALADGYETGSHAPALVVPTPSGRPFTQELAVELSERPWLIFTPARYEGIDRRVIDEYATRMPVYEVSIGDYVLAGGEAAVLVVTEAVARLLPGVLGNAESHRDDSFAPGAMANLLEGPVYTKPPEWRGRGIPDVLLSGHHGKIARWRRNEALRRTTAHRPDLIERCDPKAFDKKDREMLSILGWAPDPEGEPYGRFWRRPQGMEE, encoded by the coding sequence ATGCGCCTCGACGTCGTCACGATCTTCCCCGAGTACCTCGAACCCCTGAACGTCTCGCTGGTCGGCAAGGCACGCGCGCGTGGGCAGCTGAACGTGCACGTCCACGACCTGCGGGAGTGGACCTACGACCGCCACAACACCGTCGACGACACCCCGTACGGCGGCGGACCGGGCATGGTCATGAAGACCGGGCCCTGGGGGGACGCGCTGGACTCCGCGCTGGCGGACGGCTACGAGACGGGCTCCCACGCACCCGCCCTCGTCGTCCCCACCCCGAGCGGCCGCCCCTTCACCCAGGAACTCGCGGTCGAACTCTCCGAGCGCCCCTGGCTGATCTTCACGCCCGCGCGCTACGAGGGCATCGACCGCCGGGTGATCGACGAGTACGCCACCAGGATGCCGGTCTACGAGGTGTCCATCGGCGACTACGTCCTCGCCGGCGGCGAAGCGGCTGTACTGGTGGTTACAGAGGCCGTCGCGCGACTGCTTCCGGGCGTCCTCGGCAACGCCGAGTCGCACCGGGACGACTCCTTCGCGCCCGGTGCCATGGCCAACCTCCTGGAGGGGCCCGTCTACACCAAGCCGCCCGAGTGGCGCGGCCGCGGCATCCCGGACGTGCTGCTCAGCGGCCATCACGGCAAGATCGCCCGCTGGCGCCGCAACGAGGCCCTCAGGCGTACGACGGCCCACCGGCCCGACCTCATCGAGCGCTGCGACCCCAAGGCCTTCGACAAGAAGGACCGCGAGATGCTCTCCATCCTGGGCTGGGCACCGGACCCGGAGGGGGAGCCGTACGGCCGATTTTGGCGCAGGCCACAAGGCATGGAAGAATAG